A stretch of Schistocerca nitens isolate TAMUIC-IGC-003100 chromosome 6, iqSchNite1.1, whole genome shotgun sequence DNA encodes these proteins:
- the LOC126263493 gene encoding uncharacterized protein LOC126263493 produces MLQSKYGENAYMRKTHIWEKRIYGKNAYMGKTRIWEKRIYGENAYMGKTHIWEKRTYGKSAHMGKAHIWEKRTYGKSAHMGKAHIWEKRTYGKNAHMGKTHIWEKRTYGKNAHIGKTQKWEKRKYGKNANMGKTQIWEKRKYGKNANIGKTQIWEKRKYGKNANMGKTQIWEKRKCSER; encoded by the coding sequence atgcttcaaagcaaatatggggaaaacgcatatatgagaaaaacgcatatatgggaaaaacgcatatatgggaaaaacgcatatatgggaaaaacgcgtatatgggaaaaacgcatatatggggaaaacgcatatatgggaaaaacgcatatatgggaaaagcgcacatatgggaaaagcgcacatatgggaaaagcgcacatatgggaaaagcgcacatatgggaaaagcgcacatatgggaaaagcgcacatatgggaaaagcgcacatatgggaaaaacgcacatatgggaaaaacgcacatatgggaaaaacgcacatatgggaaaaacgcacatataggaaaaacgcaaaaatgggaaaaacgcaaatatgggaaaaacgcaaatatgggaaaaacgcaaatatgggaaaaacgcaaatatgggaaaaacgcaaatattggaaaaacgcaaatatgggaaaaacgcaaatatgggaaaaacgcaaatatgggaaaaacgcaaatatgggaaaaacgcaaatgtagcgaaaggtaa